The genomic stretch agcctgcacctcctcatacccctcactccctcagcacataaatacccctgtatgaacaataaaattttgcagcttgatcagaactcctgtcttgctgtctccttcatgtctcttgtcccttcattcttccccttctaggttcgctacccacgctgatgtgtcctgcaggacgggacatctggcgcccaacgtggctgtagctattcctttgattgcggggagaacaccgtcctccaGAAAGGCTTGGGCCCAAGCAGAGTTCATGATCGCCTCGgcaaacgcaaccgagagacagatccaggaggagagtgaggacggcgaatggtgagtgacccaccctgggacaagcagtgtcgtcacatgatttgtttctttcaggcctcaaggaggccctcaagacacgaggggcacgtgttaagaaaaaagacttgaggtcattattttgttacataggagatttatgtccttggtttcctctcgaaggaaccattgatggtaaaagatggctccgggtcggagactgtttaaaagactattatgaatcttttggccccAAAAAGGTCCCTGTGAcagccttttcttattggaacttgattgatgacattctcaaaagtgcaccctttgataatggtactttaaaacttgttaaaattgggcaaaatgctatgcagacggcttcccgccctcctacaggggtctctgacggtggaggacccacggatgctgtcaaacatcttcaaataatcgagcttttaaaaccccaaatccctgaactcacatatcaccccttaatgttgcctaaatctcagattccagatttagatcccaatacattagatattttgggaagtaccttctccttgcttaacacttccaaccccacccttgctaaggattgctggctttgcatgaccacaggagcaataatgcccatggcaatacctgttaactccaccataaataatcaggatacctgccaatctggacttccctttaaagtacagcctatggatgcacctacagtatgccttcaaggcaggatgcaaaataattcttatgatattgacgttggggttagttcttttagaaattgctcatcagttctaaattattcctcacccaccccagctctttgtccccccaacggtacagtttttttgtgtggaggaaactcagccttccccaggcttccagcaaattggactggtggctgtgttgttgccttattactcccagatattactgttgtctcaggagatgaacctctgcccattcctagcttagacaccttaattaaaagacataaacgggcaatacaagccttaccgctccttgccagccttggaataacagcagctataggcacaggtacagctggcttaggcacggctatacactcttaccgtcgcctatctcaacaacttatagatgatgtacaagcacaggtacagctggcttaggcacggctatacactcttaccgtcgcctatctcaacaacttatagatgatgtacaaactctatctggaaccattaaggatttacaggaccaaatagactccctggcagaagtggtccttcagaacaggcgaggcttagatctgctaacagccaaccagggaggtatctgcttggccttaggggaaagatgctgcttttatgccaataaatcaggcatagtatgcaccaaaattaaacagcttcaagaagatttagaaaagagatgaagggagctatttgaaaaccccctctggactgggcttaatggaattctaccctaccttcttccactattaggccccttgctaggtctacttttaattgtgatcatagggccctgcattataaacaggctgatacaattcattaaagaacaaattaacaccttagcctctaagcctatacaggtccattatcatcgcctggatatggaagactgtgctcctgagaccttcctttcaataaaaactcgctaaatgctccatctgggtttccaaattttctctctgccaccccctcttcttatataacattcttgaccactcattgcccattgggccctcctccactgggcccctctgcttgggggaggcagcacccagggagagtgatcataaaggcttttctaaacgagggtgcaggtacgactgcaggagggtggatcctaggatccccagacccaagacctctgtatgacatgccctggtgcatggcggttggcatgctcctaaaaaatccgcctcctcaaaaaacatgccgaggagagtctcttgagaacttagcaaggacgcttgcttacaaagcaaaaatgatctccaccctgaggaactgggcctctgtcatcccctctcaataagccgacatattctggtcatgtttgtataagaataagggggaaatgtcggagacaaggctccctttgtgagccattctgtcttgaccttgccctggaacattttgcggttgtttgtcccaacttctccatctccagcacaagatggcgccgtccctgcttctcttccgggagtttaccttgccgccggcgcgaacgggcaccctatagcagaaccagccaactagcctgcacctcctcatacccctcactccctcagcacataaatacccctgtatgaacaataaaattttgcagcttgatcagaactcctgtcttgctgtctccttcgtgtctcttgtcccttcattcttccccttctaggttcgctacccacgctgatgtgtcctgcaggacgggacactggggtttgaactcaggtccttcaccttgagccattccaccagccctttttttgtgaagagtttttttcgagatagggtctctaactatttgcctgggcttcaaaccaccagatctctgcctcctgagtagctaggttacaggcgtgagtcaccggtgtccagcaagaccctacctttaaaaacaaataataaaggaTAAATATTGTACAGTTATACTAATGGAAGGTTACAAAAGACTTGAAAAAATAACACCGCCCTGAGGCTACCTCAAaattcctctcctctcctgtacCATTGCATGACTTGCACCCAGACACCTGTTCCCCCTTCCTGGAACCAACTACCTGATgacctttttcctcctcctccctccctacttaAGGACCACACTTTACCACAACCATGAGCCCCTTACTTTTGGATTCATCCAGGCTTATTTGGTGCCCCTCTCTGGCTTTTAATAAAGGCCTGTCCAGTCTGTTGAGGTAGGTTCGTTTTCCTTCTTATCTACCCTTGCTTTGTTACATAGTTTGAACCTAACATCAATATACATAGCATCTGTGATATAACATAATTATGAAGATGGAAAACACATTAGTAGTTGCCAGGGGTTAGGAATGTGTGAAGGAGGTGTAGCTATAAAGAGGTAGCAGATGGGAGCCTATGGGCAAAAACAGTACTATCTATTGATTGTCGAGTTGGATATATGAATTTATACAAGTACAAAACACATAAACTGCACAAACTAGTAGTTAATCTAATAAACTCTTTGTATGAAGCCAATGTCAATtttctggttttcatgtctgtattATAGTTATGAAAGATATCACCACTAGAGGAAACTGAGCAAAGGATACATAGGACctcctgtactttttttttgtaatttcctgTGGATCTACAATTACTTCAAaatatgaagatttaaaaaacaattaaagcttctgttcattaaaaTGTAACATAAAGAACTGGGGAGGAGAAGAATCATAAGCTAGAAGGCATTTACAAGACATAAAACCACCAAAGGATAAgtaatccaaaataaaataatgcaatacAAAAACGGACAAATGCAGTGCCCAGAGTTCAGGCATCTTTGTCTCCTAGTCAAGCTTCTGCCAGCTGGGTAAGGCTGGAGGTAGTCGATGGGAGAGTTTCCTGAGCCCTTCTGTTATTTATGCTCGACAACCTCTATGCAACACCCAACCACAAGTCTTTACTCCACAGGGGAAGTAAGGAGCATGTCCC from Castor canadensis chromosome 5, mCasCan1.hap1v2, whole genome shotgun sequence encodes the following:
- the LOC141423475 gene encoding syncytin-2-like, whose translation is MDTGGQLPFSVSARKVPVTAFSYWNLIDDILKSAPFDNGTLKLVKIGQNAMQTASRPPTGVSDGGGPTDAVKHLQIIELLKPQIPELTYHPLMLPKSQIPDLDPNTLDILGSTFSLLNTSNPTLAKDCWLCMTTGAIMPMAIPVNSTINNQDTCQSGLPFKVQPMDAPTVCLQGRMQNNSYDIDVGVSSFRNCSSVLNYSSPTPALCPPNGTVFLCGGNSAFPRLPANWTGGCVVALLLPDITVVSGDEPLPIPSLDTLIKRHKRAIQALPLLASLGITAAIGTGTAGLGTAIHSYRRLSQQLIDDVQTLSGTIKDLQDQIDSLAEVVLQNRRGLDLLTANQGGICLALGERCCFYANKSGIVCTKIKQLQEDLEKR